In Drosophila santomea strain STO CAGO 1482 chromosome 3L, Prin_Dsan_1.1, whole genome shotgun sequence, a single window of DNA contains:
- the LOC120447911 gene encoding peroxisome biogenesis factor 10: MDFRNARARQPEIVRSVQKDARYTNELAEDLSDVLRLTGPRNWIKYNQMCRLLAELSYHGFASANNLQTLGEEYTGIIQVDGNYKQIPSRLLQLVAIVLEFGGDSLFQRLMQKLDTYVANNEEIRPEVKPQLKTVIQRLGQSPSYLKALHKSLFYLDASKYQLSKRTTGINYVLIRHWLQPEFSLYGYKILGVITFLQVSVSLAISGWDAWREHKRQQLESIKQAGKKFLQRGSSVKDVDPNTPQCILCLEPRSNSSLTPCGHIFCWSCLLEWLEERDECPLCRESLKKSQVILLQNYA, translated from the exons ATGGACTTTCGGAACGCCCGTGCCCGACAGCCGGAGATCGTGAGATCCGTGCAGAAGGACGCACGGTACACCAACGAGCTGGCCGAAGACCTGTCCGATGTTTTGCGCCTCACCGGTCCACGGAACTGGATAAAGTACAATCAGATGTGCAGGCTGCTGGCGGAACTTAGTTACCACGGATTCGCTTCGGCTAATAACCTCCAGACACTCGGCGAGGAGTACACGGGGATAATACAGGTGGACGGCAACTACAAGCAGATTCCCAGCAGACTC TTGCAATTGGTTGCCATTGTCCTGGAGTTTGGTGGCGACTCCCTGTTCCAACGATTGATGCAAAAACTGGACACATATGTGGCCAACAATGAAGAGATTCGACCCGAGGTCAAGCCGCAGTTAAAGACAGTTATTCAGAGGCTTGGGCAATCTCCCAGCTACTTAAAAGCCCTGCACAAGTCTCTTTTCTATTTGGATGCCAGCAAGTACCAGCTATCCAAGCGCACCACAGGCATCAACTACGTACTAATCCGCCACTGGCTGCAACCGGAATTCTCGCTGTACGGCTACAAGATCCTGGGCGTAATCACTTTCCTGCAGGTCAGCGTTTCCCTAGCCATTAGTGGCTGGGACGCCTGGCGAGAGCACAAGCGCCAGCAGCTGGAATCGATAAAGCAGGCAGGAAAGAAGTTCCTGCAACGAGGTTCGAGTGTCAAAGACGTAGATCCTAACACTCCACAGTGCATCCTTTGCCTGGAACCACGTTCCAACAGCAGTTTGACTCCATGCGGACACATTTTCTGCTGGAGCTGCCTGCTCGAGTGGCTGGAGGAGCGGGATGAGTGCCCGTTGTGCCGGGAGTCGCTAAAGAAGTCACAAGTGATATTACTGCAGAACTATGCCTAA
- the LOC120447905 gene encoding uncharacterized protein LOC120447905 isoform X1 yields the protein MSVIIRLQNLPWTANARDIRNFFTGLSIPEGGVHIIGGEMGDAFIAFSTDEDARCAMLKDREKLMEIQVRLLLSSRAEMQKVIETARKAASAPAPVSVPVPMPVVAPISVAKAAGPAVPLPPVIGGLSSFLGQGKGVATGAVPSFLTYQQQAGITLSDVTGRRSRSRSSSSDESDRERERERDRERERERERGRKRRSDRLNNSQERELKIVASGVAAPSPWAQPPQNQLPGAAGLGLNMGLSLNMPKLLPALQNYTTNTTTNNVTNNYNLAPSAPSVQLLAALQQVASGSAAQTQPAKSDAEPIAFASVNPYAQMYPQLFQQQQLLLQQQQTPAKVSPTMGSSPGGGSTPQVVADTCYIRMSGMCQNTSYSDIRKYFQGLYIPHNGIKIMMVNGSRTGVAYVEFSRVSSAQKAVQRNNTMFRDRLVQIVPVGDDEFELAEERANRQLQDGSRNHSNHNGGERGERGGGGVVPAPKPVTNVLYIEDLPQTTTEQEIMKMFSASYTVVDILLSPSPNNRRESVAFVLFAREAEADSALQDTSKHYIGFRQLRVSPSSEEEMQNAKEKQRRANEQLLKEEADQREELLKDQQRRQKLQQLENEKNQANRFAADPRRRQAEDQQQSQQQQHHQQMMQNMGSNFNPNMSPNMMAPFVNGGNMPFHMPPHHQNDANDFPFNMNNNYDMVNNGNSNGNGPNYPNDNGGAGGIQRPRQEDVFVRVHNCEYATRVNDLGELFSLEQLRIEHIEQLFNERNQSSGEFIVEFSDPASCKQAVREFHNRRFRGRGLRVVAITPQEIADRMNKPFMDYLPGGNGPRKPESNNVSDGGVGNGGSGRSDGGQNAQSSRRRGPSRFDKPQDQQSQQQDRPQSLEKEDNSNSSSNAPVKQHFNPFARPDPPLSSSSLSPGNQNQIKPTSPVPIPTSQIPDKFNRPGCVVAMRNVPFKAELKDILRFFSDYKLSPDDIIRRFNDEGKPTGDTRVAFESPSEARSAFETRRRKQIFNRTVYLDII from the exons ATGAGTGTGATTATTCGGTTACAAAACTTGCCGTGGACGGCAAATGCGCGCGACATTCGAAACTTCTTCACAGGCCTCTCAATTCCCGAGGGCGGTGTCCACATAATCGGCGGCGAGATGGGCGACGCTTTCATCGCTTTCAG CACCGACGAGGATGCCCGCTGCGCAATGCTAAAGGATCGAGAGAAACTGATGGAGATCCAGGTGCGCCTGCTGCTCTCCTCGCGGGCCGAGATGCAAAAGGTTATTGAGACTGCTCGGAAAGCAGCCTCCGCTCCAGCGCCCGTTTCGGTACCAGTTCCCATGCCAGTTGTAGCCCCCATTTCGGTGGCCAAGGCAGCTGGCCCAGCTGTGCCACTGCCCCCGGTTATTGGGGGCTTGAGCAGCTTCTTGGGTCAAGGCAAGGGTGTCGCCACTGGTGCGGTGCCCTCTTTTCTCACCTACCAACAACAGGCGGGGATCACGCTCTCTGATGTCACAGGTCGCCGCAGTCGCAGCAGATCCTCCAGTTCCGATGAAAGCGATAGGGAGCGCGAACGAGAGCGGGATCGtgaacgggaacgggaacgggaacgagGTCGCAAACGTCGCTCCGACCGGTTGAATAACAGCCAGGAGAGGGAGCTGAAAATTGTTGCCAGCGGAGTTGCAGCGCCATCTCCTTGGGCGCAGCCACCGCAAAATCAGTTACCAGGTGCGGCGGGACTGGGTCTCAACATGGGCTTGAGCCTGAATATGCCAAAGCTTTTACCCGCGCTGCAGAACTACACCACCAATACAACCACCAACAATGTGACCAACAACTATAATCTCGCACCAAGTGCTCCCAGTGTCCAGCTACTGGCCGCTTTGCAGCAGGTGGCCAGTGGTAGTGCGGCTCAAACGCAGCCTGCGAAATCGGATGCCGAAcccattgcctttgccagcgtCAATCCCTATGCACAGATGTACCCGCAGCtcttccagcagcagcagttgctactccagcagcaacagacaCCGGCCAAGGTGTCGCCCACCATGGGCAGCTCTCCGGGCGGAGGCAGCACTCCTCAGGTGGTGGCAGACACTTGCTACATTAGGATGAGCGGCATGTGCCAGAACACCTCGTACAGCGATATCCGCAAGTACTTCCAGGGCCTGTATATTCCGCACAATGGCATCAAGATCATGATGGTGAACGGCAGTCGTACGGGAGTGGCCTACGTTGAATTCTCTCGGGTGTCCAGTGCCCAAAAGGCAGTGCAGCGAAATAACACAATGTTCCGGGATCGCTTGGTTCAGATTGTTCCTGTGGGCGACGATGAGTTCGAGCTGGCGGAGGAGCGTGCTAATCGCCAGCTGCAAGACGGTAGCAGGAATCACAGCAATCACAACGGTGGTGAGAGGGGCGAACGGGGCGGGGGCGGAGTTGTTCCAGCACCCAAACCCGTTACCAATGTCCTCTATATAGAGGATTTGCCACAGACCACCACTGAGCAAGAAATCATGAAGATGTTCTCCGCCAGCTACACCGTTGTGGACATCCTCTTGAGCCCTAGTCCCAACAATCGACGCGAGTCCGTAGCCTTTGTCCTTTTTGCCAGAGAGGCCGAAGCGGACTCCGCTCTGCAGGATACATCCAAACATTATATAGGGTTCCGCCAGTTGAGGGTGAGTCCCAGCAGTGAGGAGGAGATGCAAAATGCCAAGGAAAAGCAACGCAGAGCTAACGAGCAGCTGCTGAAGGAGGAAGCCGATCAGCGGGAAGAGCTCTTAAAAGATCAGCAAAGACGAcagaagctgcagcagctggaaaatgaaaagaacCAGGCCAATAGATTCGCCGCCGATCCCAGGAGACGCCAGGCGGAGGATCAGCAGCAatcacagcagcagcagcatcatcagcagATGATGCAGAACATGGGATCCAATTTTAATCCCAACATGAGTCCCAACATGATGGCTCCCTTTGTTAATGGTGGCAACATGCCCTTCCACATGCCGCCTCACCATCAAAACGATGCCAACGACTTCCCATTCAATATGAACAACAACTATGACATGGTTAACAACGGCAATTCCAACGGGAACGGACCCAACTATCCAAATGATAATGGAGGCGCTGGTGGCATCCAGCGTCCACGGCAAGAGGATGTCTTCGTTCGTGTCCACAACTGCGAGTACGCCACTAGAGTCAATGATCTGGGTGAACTATTTTCTCTCGAGCAACTACGCATCGAGCATATCGAACAGCTTTTCAATGAACGTAACCAGAGTTCCGGCGAATTCATTGTGGAGTTCAGTGATCCCGCCAGTTGCAAACAGGCCGTCAGGGAGTTCCACAACCGACGCTTTCGAGGAAGGGGACTGCGAGTGGTGGCCATCACGCCCCAGGAGATTGCTGATAGAATGAACAAGCCCTTCATGGATTATCTGCCGGGAGGAAATGGTCCCAGAAAACCCGAAAGTAACAATGTGAGTGACGGGGGCGTTGGAAATGGAGGCAGTGGAAGATCTGACGGAGGTCAGAATGCGCAGTCATCTCGTCGTCGAGGACCCAGCCGCTTTGATAAGCCACAGGATCAGCAATCGCAACAGCAGGACCGACCCCAATCCCTGGAGAAGGaggacaacagcaacagtagcTCAAACGCACCCGTCAAGCAGCACTTCAACCCCTTCGCTCGACCAGATCCTCCGCTGAGCAGCAGCTCTCTCTCGCCCGGCAATCAGAATCAAATCAAGCCCACCTCTCCGGTGCCCATTCCCACTTCCCAAATACCGGACAAGTTCAATCGCCCGGGATGCGTGGTGGCTATGCGAAATGTGCCATTCAAAGCGGAGCTTAAGGATATCCTGCGCTTCTTCAGCGACTACAAGCTGAGTCCGGATGACATCATACGGCGATTCAATGATGAAGGAAAACCCACCGGCGACACTCGGGTCGCTTTTGAGTCCCCTTCAGAGGCGAGATCTGCCTTCGAAACGCGCCGCAGGAAGCAGATATTCAACCGCACTGTTTACCTGGATATTATTTAG
- the LOC120447905 gene encoding uncharacterized protein LOC120447905 isoform X2, with translation MLKDREKLMEIQVRLLLSSRAEMQKVIETARKAASAPAPVSVPVPMPVVAPISVAKAAGPAVPLPPVIGGLSSFLGQGKGVATGAVPSFLTYQQQAGITLSDVTGRRSRSRSSSSDESDRERERERDRERERERERGRKRRSDRLNNSQERELKIVASGVAAPSPWAQPPQNQLPGAAGLGLNMGLSLNMPKLLPALQNYTTNTTTNNVTNNYNLAPSAPSVQLLAALQQVASGSAAQTQPAKSDAEPIAFASVNPYAQMYPQLFQQQQLLLQQQQTPAKVSPTMGSSPGGGSTPQVVADTCYIRMSGMCQNTSYSDIRKYFQGLYIPHNGIKIMMVNGSRTGVAYVEFSRVSSAQKAVQRNNTMFRDRLVQIVPVGDDEFELAEERANRQLQDGSRNHSNHNGGERGERGGGGVVPAPKPVTNVLYIEDLPQTTTEQEIMKMFSASYTVVDILLSPSPNNRRESVAFVLFAREAEADSALQDTSKHYIGFRQLRVSPSSEEEMQNAKEKQRRANEQLLKEEADQREELLKDQQRRQKLQQLENEKNQANRFAADPRRRQAEDQQQSQQQQHHQQMMQNMGSNFNPNMSPNMMAPFVNGGNMPFHMPPHHQNDANDFPFNMNNNYDMVNNGNSNGNGPNYPNDNGGAGGIQRPRQEDVFVRVHNCEYATRVNDLGELFSLEQLRIEHIEQLFNERNQSSGEFIVEFSDPASCKQAVREFHNRRFRGRGLRVVAITPQEIADRMNKPFMDYLPGGNGPRKPESNNVSDGGVGNGGSGRSDGGQNAQSSRRRGPSRFDKPQDQQSQQQDRPQSLEKEDNSNSSSNAPVKQHFNPFARPDPPLSSSSLSPGNQNQIKPTSPVPIPTSQIPDKFNRPGCVVAMRNVPFKAELKDILRFFSDYKLSPDDIIRRFNDEGKPTGDTRVAFESPSEARSAFETRRRKQIFNRTVYLDII, from the coding sequence ATGCTAAAGGATCGAGAGAAACTGATGGAGATCCAGGTGCGCCTGCTGCTCTCCTCGCGGGCCGAGATGCAAAAGGTTATTGAGACTGCTCGGAAAGCAGCCTCCGCTCCAGCGCCCGTTTCGGTACCAGTTCCCATGCCAGTTGTAGCCCCCATTTCGGTGGCCAAGGCAGCTGGCCCAGCTGTGCCACTGCCCCCGGTTATTGGGGGCTTGAGCAGCTTCTTGGGTCAAGGCAAGGGTGTCGCCACTGGTGCGGTGCCCTCTTTTCTCACCTACCAACAACAGGCGGGGATCACGCTCTCTGATGTCACAGGTCGCCGCAGTCGCAGCAGATCCTCCAGTTCCGATGAAAGCGATAGGGAGCGCGAACGAGAGCGGGATCGtgaacgggaacgggaacgggaacgagGTCGCAAACGTCGCTCCGACCGGTTGAATAACAGCCAGGAGAGGGAGCTGAAAATTGTTGCCAGCGGAGTTGCAGCGCCATCTCCTTGGGCGCAGCCACCGCAAAATCAGTTACCAGGTGCGGCGGGACTGGGTCTCAACATGGGCTTGAGCCTGAATATGCCAAAGCTTTTACCCGCGCTGCAGAACTACACCACCAATACAACCACCAACAATGTGACCAACAACTATAATCTCGCACCAAGTGCTCCCAGTGTCCAGCTACTGGCCGCTTTGCAGCAGGTGGCCAGTGGTAGTGCGGCTCAAACGCAGCCTGCGAAATCGGATGCCGAAcccattgcctttgccagcgtCAATCCCTATGCACAGATGTACCCGCAGCtcttccagcagcagcagttgctactccagcagcaacagacaCCGGCCAAGGTGTCGCCCACCATGGGCAGCTCTCCGGGCGGAGGCAGCACTCCTCAGGTGGTGGCAGACACTTGCTACATTAGGATGAGCGGCATGTGCCAGAACACCTCGTACAGCGATATCCGCAAGTACTTCCAGGGCCTGTATATTCCGCACAATGGCATCAAGATCATGATGGTGAACGGCAGTCGTACGGGAGTGGCCTACGTTGAATTCTCTCGGGTGTCCAGTGCCCAAAAGGCAGTGCAGCGAAATAACACAATGTTCCGGGATCGCTTGGTTCAGATTGTTCCTGTGGGCGACGATGAGTTCGAGCTGGCGGAGGAGCGTGCTAATCGCCAGCTGCAAGACGGTAGCAGGAATCACAGCAATCACAACGGTGGTGAGAGGGGCGAACGGGGCGGGGGCGGAGTTGTTCCAGCACCCAAACCCGTTACCAATGTCCTCTATATAGAGGATTTGCCACAGACCACCACTGAGCAAGAAATCATGAAGATGTTCTCCGCCAGCTACACCGTTGTGGACATCCTCTTGAGCCCTAGTCCCAACAATCGACGCGAGTCCGTAGCCTTTGTCCTTTTTGCCAGAGAGGCCGAAGCGGACTCCGCTCTGCAGGATACATCCAAACATTATATAGGGTTCCGCCAGTTGAGGGTGAGTCCCAGCAGTGAGGAGGAGATGCAAAATGCCAAGGAAAAGCAACGCAGAGCTAACGAGCAGCTGCTGAAGGAGGAAGCCGATCAGCGGGAAGAGCTCTTAAAAGATCAGCAAAGACGAcagaagctgcagcagctggaaaatgaaaagaacCAGGCCAATAGATTCGCCGCCGATCCCAGGAGACGCCAGGCGGAGGATCAGCAGCAatcacagcagcagcagcatcatcagcagATGATGCAGAACATGGGATCCAATTTTAATCCCAACATGAGTCCCAACATGATGGCTCCCTTTGTTAATGGTGGCAACATGCCCTTCCACATGCCGCCTCACCATCAAAACGATGCCAACGACTTCCCATTCAATATGAACAACAACTATGACATGGTTAACAACGGCAATTCCAACGGGAACGGACCCAACTATCCAAATGATAATGGAGGCGCTGGTGGCATCCAGCGTCCACGGCAAGAGGATGTCTTCGTTCGTGTCCACAACTGCGAGTACGCCACTAGAGTCAATGATCTGGGTGAACTATTTTCTCTCGAGCAACTACGCATCGAGCATATCGAACAGCTTTTCAATGAACGTAACCAGAGTTCCGGCGAATTCATTGTGGAGTTCAGTGATCCCGCCAGTTGCAAACAGGCCGTCAGGGAGTTCCACAACCGACGCTTTCGAGGAAGGGGACTGCGAGTGGTGGCCATCACGCCCCAGGAGATTGCTGATAGAATGAACAAGCCCTTCATGGATTATCTGCCGGGAGGAAATGGTCCCAGAAAACCCGAAAGTAACAATGTGAGTGACGGGGGCGTTGGAAATGGAGGCAGTGGAAGATCTGACGGAGGTCAGAATGCGCAGTCATCTCGTCGTCGAGGACCCAGCCGCTTTGATAAGCCACAGGATCAGCAATCGCAACAGCAGGACCGACCCCAATCCCTGGAGAAGGaggacaacagcaacagtagcTCAAACGCACCCGTCAAGCAGCACTTCAACCCCTTCGCTCGACCAGATCCTCCGCTGAGCAGCAGCTCTCTCTCGCCCGGCAATCAGAATCAAATCAAGCCCACCTCTCCGGTGCCCATTCCCACTTCCCAAATACCGGACAAGTTCAATCGCCCGGGATGCGTGGTGGCTATGCGAAATGTGCCATTCAAAGCGGAGCTTAAGGATATCCTGCGCTTCTTCAGCGACTACAAGCTGAGTCCGGATGACATCATACGGCGATTCAATGATGAAGGAAAACCCACCGGCGACACTCGGGTCGCTTTTGAGTCCCCTTCAGAGGCGAGATCTGCCTTCGAAACGCGCCGCAGGAAGCAGATATTCAACCGCACTGTTTACCTGGATATTATTTAG
- the LOC120447906 gene encoding RING finger protein 10 yields the protein MDSNNSSSSKKQPQSSHHGKTSSGESQRKSSELYTNSNKQRHSRRRNQIPTPRNDQQQQPQQPAKLRPNVDKRPKARGCGGAYDFPAPRGQDGTPGSSRLAYSATGYSRSGDFDHELNSVYAQGSKKQNLNHLLNFHCVPRELERGYHHQAQQHHGLGGRKQRYNKEQFLQANFQFVIRSGAKAQVNGSPDALIDWSYIEQINIQTTEELQCPICLYPPVAAKLTRCGHAYCWPCLLHYLSLSDKTWRKCPICYDAIHAGDLKSCTIEQLRDLQVGERITFQLMRRSKGSMYIEKHVAGLGETIERFPFVSAGEEAKRYSKFLIAKRLDVAAIIERERGELQAESDISCPEDVFIQQALVMLQERGEKLGLEKLDPKEEEAEAAPVLCLETETKIDIEKSDDASISSGEASSSLSCSSSNHNKYYYFYQSNDGQNIYLHPLNVKMLQACYGTLDLGPLLIEAQIVQMEQHSMDEEHRRKFTCLGHLPLTCQFSVVEVELQPPIVSGGILKLFKEDILHRKKERQRRDREERKREQHINEINDRQMGKLIASAANLDLSSSHEFPTCGFEEALPTPSGSVPMTISNQERSSRYSSVTLGSPQQELWPTIGSNSPGGGATALDIQVGAWGRSAPPPPRAVMVPRASDEDFEQRSVGHWGLGELLVGALDQKKQKVGAAKTNGATPAESKKQKKAKGKKMVPLFATGMNRAP from the exons AtggacagcaacaacagcagcagcagcaagaagcAGCCTCAATCCTCTCATCATGGCAAGACCTCGTCTGGTGAATCGCAAAGGAAGTCCAGTG AATTATataccaacagcaacaagcaGCGGCACAGCCGTCGAAGGAATCAGATTCCCACACCGCGCAACgatcagcaacaacagccgcagcagccAGCGAAGCTACGTCCCAATGTGGACAAACGGCCGAAGGCACGCGGGTGTGGAGGGGCATACGATTTCCCTGCACCCCGTGGACAGGACGGGACTCCAGGCAGCTCCCGACTAGCCTACTCCGCCACCGGCTACTCACGTAGCGGTGACTTTGACCATGAACTGAACTCTGTGTATGCACAGGGTAGCAAGAAGCAGAATCTGAACCATCTGCTCAACTTCCACTGCGTGCCCAGGGAACTGGAGCGAGGATATCACCATCAGGCCCAGCAGCACCATGGCTTGGGTGGCCGAAAGCAGCGCTACAACAAGGAGCAGTTCCTGCAGGCCAACTTTCAGTTCGTCATCAGATCGGGAGCAAAGGCTCAGGTTAATGGCTCGCCGGATGCACTCATCGATTGGAGCTATATCGAGCAGATCAACATACAGACCACTGAGGAGTTGCAGTGCCCCATCTGCCTGTACCCGCCTGTGGCTGCCAAGCTCACCAGATGCGGACACGCCTACTGTTGGCCATGCTTGCTGCACTACCTCTCGCTGAGCGACAAGACCTGGCGCAAGTGCCCAATTTGCTATGACGCCATACACGCGGGAGATCTGAAGAGCTGCACCATCGAGCAGCTAAGGGATTTGCAAGTGGGGGAGAGGATTACCTTCCAGCTGATGCGGCGCTCCAAGGGCTCAATGTACATTGAAAAGCATGTTGCAGGACTGGGCGAAACAATTGAACGTTTCCCCTTTGTGTCCGCTGGTGAAGAGGCTAAACGCTACTCCAAGTTTCTAATAGCCAAACGCTTGGATGTGGCCGCCATCATCGAGAGGGAGCGTGGCGAACTTCAAGCCGAATCGGATATCTCCTGTCCCGAGGATGTGTTTATCCAGCAAGCTCTTGTGATGCTTCAGGAGCGTGGCGAAAAGTTAGGACTCGAAAAACTTGATCCCAAAGAGGaggaagcagaagcagcaccTGTTCTTTGCCTTGAAACCGAGACCAAGATTGATATTGAGAAGTCAGACGATGCCTCTATCTCATCAGGAGAGGCATCCAGCAGCCTTAGCTGCTCCTCGAGCAACCATAATAAATACTATTATTTCTACCAGTCAAACGACGGACAGAACATTTACTTGCATCCCTTGAACGTGAAGATGCTTCAGGCCTGCTATGGCACCTTGGATTTGGGTCCGCTACTCATCGAAGCACAAATCGTGCAAATGGAACAGCACTCCATGGATGAGGAGCATCGTCGCAAGTTCACTTGTCTTGGACACTTGCCGTTGACTTGTCAGTTTTCGGTTGTGGAAGTCGAACTGCAGCCACCAATTGTCTCTGGCGGAATACTCAAGCTCTTTAAAG AGGACATTCTTCATCGCAAGAAGGAGCGACAGCGTCGGGATCGTGAGGAGCGCAAGCGTGAGCAGCACATCAACGAGATAAATGATCGCCAGATGGGCAAACTTATTGCCAGTGCAGCCAATCTCGACTTGAGCTCCTCCCATGAGTTTCCCACT TGCGGCTTCGAGGAGGCTTTACCCACTCCCAGTGGCTCTGTGCCCATGACCATAAGCAACCAGGAACGTAGTTCACGCTACTCCAGCGTCACTCTGGGCAGTCCCCAGCAGGAGTTATGGCCCACTATCGGAAGTAATTCTCCTGGAGGTGGGGCCACAGCATTGGATATTCAGGTGGGCGCCTGGGGTCGCTCagctccaccgccgccacgAGCTGTTATGGTCCCTAGAGCGAGTGATGAGGATTTTGAGCAGCGATCTGTGGGTCACTGGGGACTGGGCGAACTTCTAGTTGGAGCCTTGGACCAGAAAAAGCAAAAGGTAGGAGCAGCAAAAACCAATGGAGCAACTCCTGCGGAATCCAAGAAGCAAAAGAAAGCCAAGGGAAAGAAGATGGTTCCCCTGTTCGCCACGGGCATGAACAGAGCTCCATGA
- the LOC120447910 gene encoding choline-phosphate cytidylyltransferase A has protein sequence MDQMPEQDDASPVSTAPATPTSPFEFKMLPLFMDFEDFSICQPAPFSYDDKAMLELERCDYTQRITYQMARAGKTTRRVRVYADGIYDLFHQGHARQLMQAKNVFPNVYLIVGVCNDELTLRMKGRTVMNGFERYEAVRHCRYVDEIVPNAPWTLNDEFLDEHKIDFVAHDDIPYGAGGVNDIYAPLKARGMFVATERTEGVSTSDIVARIVKDYDVYVRRNLARGYSAKELNVSFLSEKKFRLQNKMDELKSRGKRELTKVKVDIITKWEEKSREFIDAFLLLFGKERLNTFWNESKGRIIQALSPPGSPNGSINGDDTDASDGADEYMELPPEYGTDSGGSINRKQKRSGQVKPSPSPNDTKEPEQEDVVHEHRSD, from the exons aTGGACCAAATGCCGGAACAGGACGATGCATCCCCAGTGTCGACGgctcctgccacgcccacatctCCGTTCGAGTTTAAGATGCTACCGCTCTTTATGGATTTTGAAGATTTT AGCATTTGCCAGCCTGCTCCTTTCTCGTATGATGACAAGGCCATGCTGGAACTCGAGAGGTGTGACTACACGCAGAGGATCACCTATCAGATGGCCAGAGCTGGGAAGACGACACGCAGGGTGCGGGTTTATGCCGATGGCATCTACGATTTGTTCCACCAGGGTCATGCCCGCCAACTGATGCAGGCCAAGAACGTGTTCCCCAACGTGTATCTCATCGTGGGCGTGTGCAATGATGAACTGACCCTCAGGATGAAGGGACGCACGGTCATGAATGGATTCGAGCGCTACGAGGCAGTGCGCCACTGTCGCTATGTGGATGAG ATCGTGCCGAATGCTCCTTGGACGCTAAATGACGAGTTCCTCGACGAGCACAAGATCGATTTTGTGGCCCACGATGACATACCGTATGGAGCTGGCGGAGTGAACGACATATATGCACCACTCAAAGCAAGGGGAATGTTCGTGGCCACGGAGAGAACAGAGGGCGTGTCCACCTCGGATATTGTGGCCCGCATCGTGAAGGACTACGATGTATATGTGCGCAGGAATCTGGCCAGAGGCTACTCAGCCAAGGAGCTCAACGTGTCCTTTCTCTCCGAGAAGAAATTCCGTCTCCAAAACAAGATGGACGAGCTGAAGTCGCGCGGTAAGCGGGAACTTACCAAAGTAAAGGTGGACATCATAACCAAGTGGGAGGAGAAGTCCCGCGAGTTTATTGATGCcttcctgctgctgtttgGCAAGGAGCGACTCAACACCTTTTGGAACGAGTCCAAGGGCCGAATCATTCAGGCCCTCAGCCCGCCAGGCAGTCCCAATGGCTCCATAAACGGCGACGATACCGATGCATCAGACGGCGCAGATGAGTACATGGAGCTGCCACCAGAATACGGAACGGATAGTGGGGGTTCcattaatcgaaagcaaaaaCGCTCTGGTCAAGTGAAACCCTCTCCAAGCCCCAATGACACCAAGGAACCAGAGCAAGAGGATGTCGTTCACGAACATCGCAGCGACTAA